CTTCAATACCTCCCTGACTTTCTTTGACATATTCGACTACAAATCGCACAGACCATAATAAAATTAAGAAATACCCAAAAATCAAACCGTGTTTTTGTTTGGCATTGGTTCTCCAGTATAAGAAAAACAAAGTCAGGAATACAAAGACATATAAAATGGCTTCATACAACTGAGCCGGGTGTTTAGCCGGTACTTTTTCTAAAAGCGCAGCATATTGCGGATTGGTGGCTATAGCTTTATAAGCTTCATTGACATCTGAAATTTTGGTGGCATTTACAGCCGCATTTGGGGTATAATAGTCTCTGATAAATTTTATCCCAAAAGCAGAGTCAGTTACTTTACCCACAATTTCAGAATTGAAAAAATTCCCAATTCGGACAAAGATGGCACCGCAGGAAACCGGAATCACTACGCGGTCAAGCACCCACAGCATAGGTCTGTGAATTACTTTTTTGCTGTAAAAATACATGGCAATGATGATGGCAATAGCGGCCCCATGACTTGCTAATCCTCGGAAACCGGTAAATTCGAATCCGTTTTCAAATTTAAAAGGCAACAAGATTTCGGAAAGATGGTTGCGAAAATATTCCCAATCATAGAAAAACACATGACCCAAACGGGCACCAAGCAGTGTGGC
Above is a genomic segment from Flavobacterium phycosphaerae containing:
- the lgt gene encoding prolipoprotein diacylglyceryl transferase, which codes for MIWNPSEGINIGFFTIRYYSLMFVVAFALGWYIMKRIYDKENIPIDKLDTLFIWTVVATLLGARLGHVFFYDWEYFRNHLSEILLPFKFENGFEFTGFRGLASHGAAIAIIIAMYFYSKKVIHRPMLWVLDRVVIPVSCGAIFVRIGNFFNSEIVGKVTDSAFGIKFIRDYYTPNAAVNATKISDVNEAYKAIATNPQYAALLEKVPAKHPAQLYEAILYVFVFLTLFFLYWRTNAKQKHGLIFGYFLILLWSVRFVVEYVKESQGGIEDTFGLLTTGQWLSIPFILIGVYYLFVAERPVEDDI